In Bradyrhizobium sp. CCBAU 051011, the following are encoded in one genomic region:
- a CDS encoding carbohydrate ABC transporter permease, with amino-acid sequence MTAAVANSTAHSIVEASPRAKAVAGGLVILYAVITILPLLWIVATAFKSQSDAIAYPPKVIFEPTLEGYVNLFTVRTRQTPDFIAKLPPPETWYDKLVRERDMVIAGPSKVVPRFVNSLIIGFGSTFLAVFLGTLAAYAFSRFRIPLADDLLFFILSTRMMPPVAVAIPIYLMYRQLNLTDTRLGMILLYTAVNVSLAVWLLKGFIDEIPREYEEAALVDGYTRLQALRKVVLPQAVTGIAATAIFCLIFSWNEYAFAVLLTSGEAQTMPPFIPFIIGEGGQDWPAVAAATTLFVVPIVLFTVLLRKHLLRGITFGAVRK; translated from the coding sequence ATGACCGCCGCCGTCGCCAATTCCACCGCTCACTCCATCGTCGAAGCCTCGCCACGCGCAAAGGCCGTGGCCGGTGGCCTCGTCATTCTCTATGCCGTGATCACGATCCTGCCGCTGCTCTGGATCGTCGCCACCGCATTCAAGTCGCAGAGCGACGCCATTGCCTATCCGCCCAAGGTGATCTTCGAGCCGACACTCGAGGGCTATGTGAACCTGTTCACCGTGCGCACCCGCCAGACGCCGGACTTCATCGCCAAGCTGCCGCCGCCGGAGACATGGTACGACAAGCTCGTGCGTGAGCGGGACATGGTCATTGCCGGACCGTCGAAGGTCGTGCCGCGTTTCGTCAACTCGCTGATTATCGGGTTCGGATCGACGTTCCTGGCCGTCTTTCTCGGCACGCTCGCGGCCTATGCCTTCTCGCGCTTTCGCATTCCCCTGGCGGACGATCTCCTGTTCTTCATCCTCTCGACGCGAATGATGCCGCCAGTTGCGGTCGCGATCCCGATCTATCTGATGTACCGGCAGCTCAATCTGACCGACACCAGGCTCGGAATGATCCTGCTCTACACCGCCGTGAACGTGTCGCTCGCGGTCTGGCTGCTCAAGGGCTTCATCGACGAGATCCCGCGCGAGTATGAGGAGGCCGCTCTCGTCGACGGTTACACGCGACTGCAGGCCCTGCGCAAGGTGGTGTTGCCGCAGGCCGTCACGGGAATTGCGGCGACAGCGATCTTCTGCCTGATCTTCTCGTGGAACGAATACGCCTTCGCGGTTCTCCTGACCAGCGGCGAAGCGCAGACCATGCCGCCCTTCATTCCCTTCATCATCGGTGAGGGCGGACAGGATTGGCCGGCCGTAGCCGCCGCGACCACGCTGTTCGTCGTGCCGATCGTCCTGTTCACCGTGTTGTTGCGCAAGCATCTGTTGCGCGGCATCACCTTCGGAGCTGTGCGCAAATGA
- a CDS encoding DUF3606 domain-containing protein: MIKRRPNFRNSLDMNSKVQVKVLRRRLKLSNVELAAIVRKTGNSISAISKEAAKT, translated from the coding sequence ATGATCAAGCGAAGGCCCAATTTTCGTAACTCTCTGGATATGAACAGCAAGGTGCAGGTCAAAGTTTTGCGTCGGCGGCTCAAGCTATCGAACGTCGAATTGGCCGCCATCGTACGCAAGACCGGAAATTCGATCTCGGCTATCAGCAAGGAAGCTGCCAAGACGTGA
- a CDS encoding xanthine dehydrogenase family protein molybdopterin-binding subunit gives MTTNVIGKPLPRVDGRAKVTGVARYAADFNQPSQAYAVVAGATVGLGRVTGIDAAPVEKMPGVIAVITHRNAPRLPYAPHKSYIDPATGERLHVLQEDHVRFYGQPVAIVVADTLEQAERAAAALRISYTAERPIIDPADAKARPVVPEAGKQPDARLPADTARGNANSALADAPVRVDEIYEIARENHSPMEPHATVAAWNGNRLTLWSKSQFVVNEQAEVAAVFGLPSENVQVICPFIGGAFGTTLRTWPHVTLAAMAARQVGRPVKLVLTRKQMFFMTGHRPRTLQRMALGATADGKLTSIVHEGTGETSRYEEFMEALTSVTTFLYSTPNVRTRYRLLPLDIGTPNHMRGPGEASGVFALECAVDELSYKLGIDSIDLRRRNEPAIDEGENKPFSSRSLMKCHDLAAERFGWSRRLPEPRSMRDGRLLVGMGVASASYPAFHAPASARARLLADGTAEVEVAASDMGPGTYTSMTQVAAETLGLPIERVRFSLGRSDYPPAPSHGGSWTMASVGSAVRAACMAVQEEAAKGPQDGRPIEATASAQRDPDVAARFSMHSFGAVFAEVAVDPDVGTIRLRRAVGAYGIGRVVNPRLARSQCIGGMIGGMGMALMERTVLDPRDGRPVNAHMADYLLPVNLDVPQLEAHFVEELDPHVNALGVKGLGEIALVGMAPAIANAVFHATGKRVRTLPIRIEDVLTG, from the coding sequence ATGACGACGAACGTGATCGGGAAGCCGCTGCCGCGCGTGGATGGTCGCGCCAAGGTCACCGGCGTCGCGCGCTATGCCGCTGACTTCAACCAGCCCAGCCAGGCCTACGCGGTGGTCGCCGGTGCCACGGTCGGTCTCGGCCGCGTGACCGGCATCGACGCCGCGCCGGTTGAGAAGATGCCAGGCGTCATTGCAGTCATCACGCATCGCAATGCGCCACGCCTGCCGTATGCACCCCACAAGAGCTACATCGATCCGGCCACGGGCGAGCGGCTGCATGTGTTGCAGGAGGACCACGTGCGTTTCTATGGGCAACCGGTAGCGATCGTCGTCGCCGATACGCTCGAGCAGGCGGAGCGCGCGGCTGCCGCGCTACGTATCTCCTACACGGCCGAGCGGCCGATCATTGATCCTGCCGACGCAAAAGCCCGGCCTGTCGTCCCGGAAGCCGGGAAGCAGCCGGATGCGAGGCTGCCAGCCGACACCGCGCGCGGCAATGCCAACAGCGCTCTCGCGGATGCGCCGGTGAGGGTCGACGAGATCTACGAAATCGCGCGCGAGAACCACAGTCCAATGGAGCCGCATGCCACCGTCGCGGCCTGGAATGGCAATCGGCTGACGCTGTGGAGCAAGAGCCAGTTCGTCGTCAACGAACAGGCCGAGGTCGCGGCCGTCTTCGGCCTGCCGTCCGAGAACGTACAGGTGATCTGTCCGTTTATCGGTGGCGCCTTCGGTACGACGCTGAGGACGTGGCCACACGTGACGCTTGCGGCCATGGCGGCGCGGCAAGTGGGGCGTCCCGTCAAGCTCGTGCTCACGCGCAAGCAGATGTTCTTCATGACGGGCCATCGCCCCCGCACCTTGCAGCGGATGGCGCTCGGCGCCACGGCGGACGGCAAGCTCACCAGCATTGTTCACGAAGGCACCGGAGAGACGAGCCGCTATGAAGAGTTCATGGAGGCTCTGACGTCAGTGACGACCTTCCTGTACTCCACGCCGAACGTGCGGACCCGCTACCGGCTGCTGCCACTCGATATCGGCACCCCGAACCATATGCGTGGTCCTGGCGAGGCCAGCGGTGTCTTTGCGCTCGAATGTGCCGTCGATGAATTGTCGTACAAGCTCGGGATCGATTCCATAGATCTGCGGCGCCGCAACGAGCCGGCGATCGATGAGGGCGAGAACAAGCCCTTCTCCAGCCGATCCCTCATGAAATGCCATGACCTCGCCGCCGAACGTTTCGGCTGGTCGCGGCGGTTACCCGAGCCGCGTTCGATGCGCGATGGCCGGCTGCTGGTCGGCATGGGTGTCGCATCGGCGAGCTATCCGGCCTTCCACGCGCCGGCGAGTGCGCGGGCGCGGCTGCTCGCGGACGGCACGGCCGAAGTTGAAGTGGCGGCAAGCGACATGGGCCCTGGCACCTACACGTCCATGACGCAAGTTGCCGCCGAGACGCTAGGACTGCCTATTGAACGGGTGCGCTTCAGCCTGGGCCGCTCTGACTATCCGCCCGCTCCATCCCATGGTGGCTCCTGGACGATGGCCTCGGTCGGCTCTGCGGTCCGTGCCGCCTGCATGGCCGTGCAGGAAGAAGCCGCAAAAGGCCCTCAGGATGGCCGACCCATCGAGGCTACGGCTTCGGCTCAGCGCGATCCCGATGTTGCGGCCCGATTTTCCATGCACTCCTTTGGAGCCGTATTTGCGGAGGTGGCTGTCGATCCGGACGTCGGGACGATCCGGCTGCGCCGTGCAGTAGGCGCCTATGGCATCGGCCGCGTCGTTAATCCGCGACTTGCGAGGAGCCAATGCATTGGCGGCATGATCGGCGGTATGGGTATGGCGCTCATGGAGCGCACTGTCCTCGATCCGCGCGACGGACGCCCGGTCAATGCCCACATGGCCGATTACCTCCTGCCCGTGAATCTCGACGTTCCCCAACTCGAAGCGCACTTCGTCGAGGAGCTGGATCCACACGTCAACGCGCTTGGCGTCAAAGGCCTCGGCGAGATCGCGCTCGTCGGCATGGCTCCAGCCATCGCCAACGCCGTCTTTCACGCGACCGGCAAACGCGTGCGCACCCTGCCGATCCGAATTGAAGATGTGCTGACCGGGTAG
- a CDS encoding xanthine dehydrogenase family protein subunit M, with translation MLPFTLEKVTSVQDAIAAASSGRRFIAGGTTLIDLMREEVEQPEHLVDINTLPLSEVRIDGSDLVIGALARMADVAAHPDVQRLHPLVAESLIEGASPQLRNMASIGGNLLQRVRCPYFRMHDAPCNKRTPNSGCAAIDGLNAGHAILGTSNHCVATHPSDLAVVLVALEATMQVSGPRGERSFPIEELFRLPGDTPHLEHTLLPGELILAVRVPGGPYSRRARYLKVRDRASYEFALVSAAAALDVGGGVIRQARLAVGGVGTRPWRLRAVEKTLIGKAPDRKVFETAARLAVEGARPLSGNHYKLELLPRTIVRALEMTGEAA, from the coding sequence ATGCTTCCATTCACGCTCGAGAAGGTGACCTCCGTCCAAGACGCTATCGCCGCTGCATCGTCCGGCCGACGTTTCATCGCCGGTGGTACGACGTTGATCGACCTCATGCGGGAGGAGGTGGAGCAGCCGGAGCACCTTGTCGACATCAACACGCTCCCGCTTTCCGAAGTCCGTATCGATGGCTCCGATCTCGTGATCGGCGCGCTCGCCCGCATGGCCGATGTCGCCGCCCATCCCGACGTGCAGCGCCTGCACCCGCTCGTCGCCGAAAGCCTGATCGAGGGCGCCTCGCCGCAACTGCGCAACATGGCCTCCATCGGCGGCAATCTGCTCCAGCGCGTGCGCTGCCCCTATTTCCGGATGCACGATGCGCCCTGCAATAAGCGCACCCCGAACTCCGGTTGCGCCGCCATCGATGGACTCAATGCCGGCCACGCCATTCTCGGCACCAGCAATCATTGCGTCGCGACGCATCCTTCGGACCTCGCCGTCGTCCTGGTCGCCCTCGAAGCTACGATGCAGGTGAGTGGACCGCGCGGCGAGCGCAGCTTTCCAATCGAGGAACTCTTTCGTCTGCCAGGCGACACGCCCCATCTCGAACACACGCTGCTGCCTGGCGAACTCATCCTCGCGGTGCGGGTCCCCGGCGGCCCGTACAGCCGGCGGGCGCGCTATCTCAAGGTGCGCGACCGCGCCTCCTATGAGTTCGCGCTGGTGTCCGCGGCCGCCGCACTCGACGTTGGCGGCGGTGTGATCCGCCAGGCGCGGCTCGCTGTCGGCGGTGTGGGTACTCGGCCGTGGCGCCTGCGCGCGGTGGAGAAAACGCTGATCGGCAAGGCGCCGGATCGCAAAGTGTTCGAGACAGCCGCCCGGTTGGCAGTCGAAGGAGCCCGTCCGCTGTCGGGCAATCACTACAAGCTCGAACTCCTGCCCCGCACGATCGTTCGCGCCCTTGAGATGACGGGAGAAGCCGCATGA
- a CDS encoding ABC transporter substrate-binding protein, giving the protein MRTLNCLRSSAAATVLGAALLGMFGGNEAAAQSKQLTLCWAAWDPANALVELGKDFTKQSGIEMKYEFVPWTSYADRFLNELNSHGKLCDLIIGDSQWIGGAAENKWYVKLNDFFDKEKISMDDFVPATVVGYSQWPKNSPNYWALPAMADAVGWTYRKDWFSRPEIQSAFKAKYGRDLAPPKTYDELKQIAEFFQGREIDGKKVYGAYIFTERGSEGITMGVTNVLYNSGFSYDNPKKPYQMQGVVNSSDAAKGLEFYKELYKCCTAPGMTNAYMQEGLDAFKSGQVAMQMNWFAFFPGLYKDPNVGGDKIGFFVNPAGPNGHFTQLGGQGISVVATSDRKNDALAYIKWFAQPAVQQKWWQLGGYSALKAVVDAPDFPKSAAFAPQFLESMGIVKDFWAEPSYAQLLLDMQKRVHDYVVADKGTAQQALDLLVKDWTKVFKEQGKQVASQ; this is encoded by the coding sequence ATGCGGACATTAAATTGTTTAAGAAGCTCGGCGGCAGCCACGGTCCTTGGGGCGGCGCTGCTGGGGATGTTTGGCGGGAACGAAGCCGCAGCACAGAGTAAGCAGCTCACACTGTGCTGGGCGGCATGGGATCCGGCCAACGCGCTGGTCGAGCTCGGCAAGGACTTCACCAAGCAATCCGGCATCGAGATGAAGTACGAGTTCGTCCCATGGACGAGCTATGCCGATCGCTTCCTGAACGAGCTCAATTCCCACGGCAAGCTCTGCGACCTGATCATCGGCGACAGCCAGTGGATCGGCGGGGCCGCCGAAAACAAGTGGTACGTCAAGCTCAACGATTTCTTCGACAAAGAGAAGATCTCGATGGACGACTTCGTCCCGGCGACGGTCGTCGGCTATTCGCAGTGGCCGAAGAACTCGCCGAACTATTGGGCGCTGCCGGCCATGGCAGACGCGGTGGGCTGGACCTATCGCAAGGACTGGTTCTCGCGGCCCGAAATTCAATCCGCGTTCAAGGCCAAATACGGCCGCGATCTGGCGCCGCCGAAAACCTATGACGAGCTGAAGCAGATCGCGGAGTTCTTCCAGGGCCGCGAGATCGACGGCAAGAAGGTCTATGGCGCATACATCTTCACCGAGCGCGGCTCGGAGGGCATCACCATGGGCGTGACGAACGTGCTCTACAATTCTGGCTTCAGCTACGACAATCCGAAGAAGCCGTACCAGATGCAGGGCGTCGTCAATTCATCCGACGCGGCCAAAGGGCTCGAGTTCTATAAGGAGCTCTACAAGTGCTGCACGGCGCCGGGCATGACCAACGCCTACATGCAGGAGGGGCTCGATGCTTTCAAGTCCGGCCAGGTAGCGATGCAGATGAACTGGTTCGCCTTCTTCCCCGGCCTCTACAAGGATCCGAATGTCGGCGGCGACAAGATCGGCTTCTTCGTCAATCCGGCCGGTCCGAACGGACACTTCACCCAGCTCGGCGGGCAGGGCATCTCGGTCGTCGCGACATCCGACCGCAAGAACGACGCGCTCGCCTACATCAAATGGTTCGCGCAGCCCGCCGTGCAGCAGAAGTGGTGGCAGCTCGGCGGCTACTCGGCCCTGAAGGCGGTGGTCGATGCGCCCGACTTCCCGAAGAGCGCGGCATTCGCCCCGCAATTCCTGGAGTCGATGGGCATCGTCAAGGACTTCTGGGCCGAGCCGTCCTATGCGCAACTGCTGCTCGACATGCAGAAGCGCGTGCATGATTACGTCGTCGCCGACAAGGGCACTGCGCAGCAGGCGCTCGATCTCCTGGTTAAGGACTGGACCAAGGTCTTCAAGGAGCAGGGCAAGCAGGTCGCGTCGCAATAG
- a CDS encoding helix-turn-helix domain-containing protein, with protein MTRILDEPPVLVPEVLHGDTRLTRKWAHGGLQEDYMRGVAGHVAVGCYEGQHQISWRIENKRLTSRTNSKAFTLIPKGVDGHWNIAGPVVVSHVYLTQERIQACADEIAGGRRIEIVPRVAFADPAAAGLLEILSHEATRDSASSRLFVEQAIDLLCSRLIREHSSFGSLPAPVRKGGLADWQVRRVTTFMRENLEQHIGLNELAALVGLSRFHFCTAFRHSTGHTPHAWLTAQRMRRARELLTQSGLSVTQVALAVGYETPSAFTAAFRTIVGVTPSGFRRAL; from the coding sequence ATGACCCGCATTCTGGACGAGCCGCCGGTACTGGTGCCTGAGGTTTTGCACGGTGATACGCGCCTGACTCGGAAGTGGGCGCATGGCGGGTTGCAAGAGGATTACATGCGGGGCGTTGCTGGGCACGTGGCTGTCGGCTGCTACGAAGGACAGCACCAGATATCCTGGCGGATTGAGAACAAGCGCCTGACTTCCAGGACCAACTCGAAGGCCTTCACCCTCATTCCGAAAGGCGTTGACGGCCACTGGAACATTGCTGGCCCGGTGGTCGTTTCGCATGTCTACCTCACTCAGGAACGCATCCAGGCATGCGCCGACGAGATTGCGGGTGGAAGACGTATCGAGATTGTTCCGCGCGTGGCTTTCGCCGATCCAGCGGCGGCGGGGCTGCTTGAAATTCTGAGTCACGAGGCGACGCGGGACAGCGCATCGTCCCGTCTGTTCGTGGAGCAGGCGATTGATCTTCTCTGCTCGCGGCTGATCCGGGAGCATTCATCATTTGGCAGCTTGCCTGCTCCCGTTAGAAAGGGCGGCCTTGCTGACTGGCAGGTGCGGCGTGTTACGACGTTCATGCGCGAGAATCTCGAACAGCATATCGGGCTCAATGAGCTCGCCGCCCTTGTCGGCCTGAGCCGCTTCCACTTCTGCACGGCTTTTCGGCACTCGACCGGCCATACCCCGCATGCATGGTTGACCGCGCAACGCATGCGCCGCGCCCGCGAGCTTCTCACCCAGTCAGGCCTGAGTGTCACACAGGTCGCGCTTGCAGTCGGTTACGAGACGCCATCAGCCTTCACGGCGGCTTTCCGTACGATTGTCGGAGTGACCCCATCGGGGTTCCGACGCGCTCTGTAG
- a CDS encoding ABC transporter ATP-binding protein, which produces MAQIRVENLRKSFDQFTAVQGSNFTIDDGTFFAMLGPSGCGKTTTLRMIAGLELPTEGKILLDGEDVTFRRAAARDIAFVFQLFALYPHMNVADNIGFPLKCQGMGRREVRARVQETARLLRIEHLLSSKTSRLSGGDRQRVALGRAMVRRPKAFLMDEPLGALDAEFRHLMCGELRDLHDRIGATTVYVTHDQLEAMSMADQIAVMNKGRVEQIGSPQEVYHRPASMFVADFIGSPPMNFLRFESSLRSGDRAVAFHGVNVPVPEIHEDRASAPLALGIRPEHIRFVDAAPVRGEVFGAEYLGTTQIVTVDTTHGRVAARLPSSASVRIGETVGLEFHSKRLALFDVGSGLAIRTANEGSARHG; this is translated from the coding sequence ATGGCACAGATCCGCGTCGAAAACCTGCGCAAGTCGTTCGATCAGTTCACGGCCGTGCAAGGCTCTAACTTCACCATCGACGACGGCACCTTCTTTGCGATGCTGGGGCCTTCCGGCTGCGGCAAGACGACCACGCTGCGCATGATTGCGGGCCTTGAACTGCCGACCGAGGGAAAGATCCTGCTCGACGGCGAGGACGTGACATTCCGCCGCGCGGCCGCCCGCGACATCGCCTTCGTCTTCCAGCTTTTCGCGCTCTATCCGCACATGAATGTCGCTGACAATATCGGCTTTCCCCTGAAGTGCCAGGGCATGGGTCGACGCGAGGTTCGCGCGCGGGTGCAGGAGACGGCGCGGCTCCTGCGGATCGAGCATCTCTTGTCGAGCAAGACGTCAAGGCTGTCGGGCGGCGACCGCCAGCGCGTAGCACTTGGGCGCGCCATGGTCAGGCGGCCGAAGGCCTTTCTGATGGACGAGCCGCTGGGGGCGCTCGATGCCGAGTTTCGTCATCTGATGTGCGGCGAGCTTCGCGATCTGCACGATCGCATCGGCGCGACGACGGTCTACGTGACGCACGACCAGCTCGAGGCAATGTCGATGGCGGACCAGATCGCCGTCATGAACAAGGGGCGCGTCGAACAGATCGGCTCGCCGCAGGAGGTCTATCACCGGCCCGCGAGCATGTTCGTGGCCGACTTCATCGGCTCGCCGCCCATGAACTTCCTGCGCTTTGAGAGCAGCCTGCGCTCCGGCGATCGGGCTGTCGCCTTTCACGGCGTCAATGTCCCAGTCCCCGAGATCCACGAGGATCGCGCGAGCGCCCCGCTGGCGCTCGGAATCCGTCCGGAGCATATCCGTTTCGTCGACGCGGCGCCCGTTCGCGGCGAGGTGTTCGGCGCGGAATATCTCGGCACCACACAGATCGTCACCGTCGACACGACGCATGGCCGCGTCGCGGCGCGGCTGCCCTCCAGCGCGTCGGTGCGGATCGGCGAAACGGTGGGTCTTGAATTCCACTCCAAACGCCTCGCGCTGTTTGATGTCGGCAGCGGCCTGGCGATCCGGACCGCCAATGAGGGGAGCGCGCGCCATGGCTGA
- a CDS encoding carbohydrate ABC transporter permease, whose translation MSEPARSRATRRVRGLSDRTIAWLFVAPTIALLLAINIFPLVWMIRLSFTSLNLSMSYLPLRFVGLDNFRDILTDEDVWFRLQTTAQFVIWSVALQVVIGYGLALLINRQFRGHSFWTTIILLPMMLSPAVVGNFWTLLLQPQIGPFNYVISLFTGVPPSSFSMTGQVALAPWTIVLVDTWMWTPYVMLICLAGLRSIPDYIYEAAEVDRASAWRQFWSITLPMTVPFLMLAVLFRAIENFKMFDMVNLLTSGGPGSTTELVSITLKRAAFEKWRTGYSSALAIILFVTVFGAANIYVKVLKKVKQR comes from the coding sequence ATGAGCGAGCCCGCCAGATCTCGCGCCACGCGGCGCGTCCGCGGCCTGTCGGACCGGACCATCGCCTGGCTGTTCGTTGCGCCGACGATCGCGCTGTTGCTGGCGATCAACATCTTTCCGCTGGTGTGGATGATCCGGCTATCCTTCACCAGCCTCAACCTCAGCATGTCCTATCTGCCGTTGCGGTTCGTCGGGCTCGATAATTTCCGCGACATCCTCACCGACGAGGACGTCTGGTTCCGGCTTCAGACCACGGCGCAATTCGTGATCTGGTCGGTGGCGTTACAGGTGGTCATCGGGTATGGCCTGGCGCTGTTGATCAACCGCCAGTTCCGCGGTCACAGCTTCTGGACCACGATCATCCTGCTGCCGATGATGTTGTCGCCGGCCGTGGTCGGCAATTTCTGGACGCTGCTGTTGCAGCCCCAGATCGGTCCGTTCAACTACGTGATCAGCCTGTTCACGGGGGTGCCGCCGAGCTCGTTCAGCATGACCGGACAGGTCGCGCTCGCACCGTGGACAATCGTGCTCGTCGACACGTGGATGTGGACGCCTTACGTGATGCTGATTTGCCTCGCCGGGCTTCGCTCCATTCCCGATTACATCTACGAGGCGGCCGAAGTCGATCGCGCCTCGGCCTGGCGGCAATTCTGGTCGATCACGCTGCCGATGACCGTGCCGTTCCTGATGCTCGCGGTGCTGTTCCGCGCGATCGAGAACTTCAAGATGTTCGACATGGTCAATCTACTGACGTCGGGAGGACCGGGGTCGACCACCGAACTGGTGTCGATCACGCTGAAGCGCGCGGCGTTCGAGAAATGGCGCACCGGCTATTCCTCCGCGCTCGCCATCATCCTGTTCGTGACCGTGTTCGGTGCCGCCAACATCTACGTCAAAGTGCTCAAAAAGGTGAAGCAACGATGA
- a CDS encoding (2Fe-2S)-binding protein, with translation MKNEEPFTDGAVEIEHRRGGLSRRSILLTVGGVATLAAASEVAAQPISEQPPIASTGRVRLVVNGKQHELDLDPRRSLLDVLRETLDLIGTKKGCNQGACGACTVLLNGRRIVSCLTLAAMHDGAEIKTIEGLETNGELHPLQTAFVEHDGLQCGFCTPGQIMSGIGCIAEGHAGTPDEIRFWMSGNICRCGAYPGIVAAVADAAKRA, from the coding sequence ATGAAAAACGAAGAGCCGTTCACCGACGGTGCTGTCGAGATCGAACATAGGCGTGGCGGATTATCGCGCCGTTCGATCCTGCTTACGGTCGGGGGAGTGGCCACTCTCGCGGCCGCGTCGGAAGTTGCCGCGCAACCTATATCTGAACAGCCTCCCATCGCATCCACGGGACGGGTCCGCTTGGTCGTCAACGGAAAGCAGCATGAGCTTGACCTGGACCCCCGCCGCTCACTGCTCGACGTGCTGCGCGAAACGCTCGATCTCATCGGGACGAAGAAGGGCTGCAATCAGGGCGCCTGCGGCGCTTGCACCGTGCTTCTCAACGGCAGGCGGATCGTCTCCTGCCTGACGCTGGCCGCGATGCATGACGGGGCTGAGATCAAGACGATCGAGGGCCTTGAAACGAATGGCGAGCTTCATCCGCTCCAGACTGCATTCGTCGAGCACGATGGTTTGCAGTGCGGCTTCTGCACCCCGGGACAGATCATGTCGGGAATAGGCTGCATCGCGGAAGGCCATGCGGGTACGCCGGATGAAATCAGGTTCTGGATGAGCGGCAATATCTGCCGTTGCGGGGCCTATCCGGGGATCGTCGCCGCGGTCGCCGACGCTGCCAAGAGGGCCTGA
- a CDS encoding ABC transporter ATP-binding protein: protein MADVTLRNITKRFGAVEAVRELSLAVNDGEFLVLLGPSGAGKTTTLRLITGLESPDAGSVMINGRDVTLDPPGSRDIAFVFQQYSLYPHLTVYDNLAFPLRSPARRVPEPIIRKRVEQTAELLHIASKLNNRATRLSGGEMQRVAIGRALVRDPSIYLMDEPLSSLDAKLRAELRLELKRIQLELGATILYVTHDQVEAMTMASRIGVIKDGQLLQLGTPREIYESPSSSYVASRLGTPQINFLPARLLSDVAVPPGTETVGIRTEHLKVAARNGGRMVGRVHRVEHLGEQNHVHLDYKGEILVTLADPHQQPLKAGQEVELRLVHPLCFDRAGQRIPAMMH from the coding sequence ATGGCTGACGTCACCCTGCGTAACATCACCAAGCGCTTCGGTGCGGTCGAGGCGGTGCGCGAACTCTCGCTGGCGGTGAATGACGGGGAGTTCCTGGTTCTGCTCGGGCCGAGCGGCGCTGGCAAGACCACGACGCTGCGGCTGATCACCGGGCTCGAGAGTCCCGACGCCGGCTCGGTCATGATCAACGGGCGCGACGTCACGCTTGATCCACCGGGATCGCGCGATATCGCCTTTGTCTTCCAGCAATATTCGCTGTATCCGCATCTCACTGTCTACGACAATCTGGCGTTTCCGCTACGCTCGCCCGCGCGGCGCGTGCCGGAGCCCATCATCCGCAAGCGTGTCGAACAGACAGCGGAGCTCTTGCATATCGCAAGCAAGCTGAACAACCGTGCCACCCGTCTGTCCGGCGGCGAGATGCAGCGCGTGGCTATCGGCCGCGCGCTGGTTCGCGATCCCTCGATCTACTTGATGGACGAGCCGCTTTCGTCGCTGGATGCGAAGCTTCGCGCAGAGCTTCGTCTCGAGCTCAAGCGGATTCAGCTCGAGCTCGGTGCGACCATCCTCTACGTGACTCACGATCAGGTCGAGGCCATGACCATGGCTTCCCGGATCGGCGTGATCAAAGACGGCCAGCTTCTTCAGCTCGGCACGCCGCGGGAGATCTACGAAAGCCCGTCCAGCAGCTATGTCGCTTCGCGGCTCGGGACGCCGCAGATCAACTTCCTTCCTGCCCGCCTGCTGTCCGACGTAGCAGTGCCGCCCGGAACCGAGACCGTCGGCATCCGCACCGAGCATCTGAAGGTTGCCGCGCGCAATGGCGGGCGGATGGTCGGTCGCGTGCACCGCGTCGAGCACCTTGGCGAGCAGAATCACGTTCACCTGGACTATAAGGGCGAGATACTGGTGACGCTGGCGGATCCCCATCAGCAGCCGTTGAAGGCCGGTCAGGAGGTCGAATTGCGTCTGGTTCATCCGCTCTGTTTCGATCGCGCGGGGCAACGTATCCCCGCGATGATGCACTAA